The Liquorilactobacillus nagelii DSM 13675 DNA window AATCACATTACCTAAAATTCGTCGCAAATCAATTCGTTTCAGTAACATGACATTTAAAGCAATTGCAAAAAAGCCCTCCGCAAACAACAGCCAACTTAATGGCCAACTGGTCGCATGGGATAAATTAACGGCTGCAGCTGTCCAAAGTGCGCTTCCTAAATTTAAAGAGACAGTAATTGCATTACCTAAACTATTCAAAATAATAGAAAAAATAAAATAAAGCAATGTTAAAGTTGACCGATTATGTGTCGGAACTGAAGTTGATTTGATCATTTTTATCTCCTAAGATTTAATAATATCTGTATCTTAATATACAGCTTTTTTTATTAATCGGAATAATTTTGCAGTTATTTATTCCGTGATACAATTAAGTTACAAGTAAGTAAGGGGGCTTTATTATGAGTGAGAATGTTTTTTTTAATCCTGGTCAGGCAGTGGCCAGCAGCTTTGATTACCATGAAGCTTATGTAGCTGCCAAAATTTATCGGCAAAAAAATAACCACGAATTGTTGTTAGTCCAAGAAGAAGGTACTGGCAAACCCTACTATGTCTTTGATGCTGCCGCTACTAAAGATAACAATCAGCCAACTAAAAATTACCACTTAGTTAATCGTTTGAAATAAAATTTGGAGGCCTACTAATGAACGAAATTTCAGCTACAGTAATATTAAATGACGGTAACCAGATCCCATCAGTTGGTTTTGGAACTTATTTATTAAATGGTGCCTCAGGCAGTAATATAATTTCACAAGCTATTCAGCGTGGTTATCGACTATTGGACGCTGCTGTTAATTACGAAAATGAGGGCACCGTCGGCGAAGCTGTTCGACGAAGCCACTGTTCACGTAGTAAACTATTCATTACTTCTAAGCTTCCAGGACGTCACCAGCAACACCAAGCTGCTATTTCTTCCATCCAAGAATCACTTTTTCGGACTGGATTAGATTATTTTGATCTGTATCTAATTCATTGGCCTAATCCTCAAGCAGACCATTATCTTGAAGCTTGGCAAGCCTTAATTGATGCTCAAAGATTTGGTCTTGTTCGATCAATTGGTGTTTCGAACTTTCTCCCAGAACATATTGAACGCCTAGAAAAAGAAACAGGTGTCTTGCCAGTGGTCAATCAAATCGAATTGCATCCTTATTGGTCACAAAGAAAGCAGCGAGAATATGATACCAGTAAAAAAATTTTTACACAAGCTTGGAGTCCTTTGGGACGAGCAAGTAACGTTTTACAAGAAAACGTTATCAAAGATATTGCGCAAAAGCACCAAAAATCAGTTGGTCAAATTATTTTACGTTGGGAATTACAACTTGGTGTCGGAGTAATTCCTAAATCCAGTTCGGCTCAACGACAACTTGATAATCTATCTTTATTTGATTTTTCATTATCGGCCGCTGAAATGAACCAAATTAGCGAACTTGATCGACCTGATGGCCGCAACAAAAATCAAGATCCGGCTACTTACCAAGAGTTTTAATAGCCAAAACTAAAATAAAACGGGCTGGTGCAGTTAAACTAACACCAACCCGTTTTTGTTCATTAAAAATTATTCTAACTTTCACAAACCCATTAATTATTCTTTATGAAAACGATTCTTAAATAAAGGACTAACTGATTTATTCTCATAAATTCGTTTAATTGCATCCCCGATTAAATCTCCGACTGAAACCTGCAATAATTTGTCAATCTTCTTTTCTTCTGGCAATTTGATTGAATCGGTTACGATTACTCTTTTAATTGGCGAATTCTCCAATCGTTCAATTGCTGGACCAGAAAGAACGGGATGGGTTGCACAAGCATAAACTTCACTTGCACCAGCATCTTTTAATGCCTGAGCTGCTAAGGTAATCGTCCCTGCTGTATCAATCATGTCGTCAATTAAGATACAACGTTTTTGATCAACTGAACCAATAATATTCATAACTTCTGCTACATTTGCTTTAGGTCGACGTTTATCGATAATGGCAATCGGTGACTTCAAAAATTCAGCTAACTTTCGTGCTCGAGTTACACCACCATGGTCAGGTGAAACTACTACCGCATCTTTTTCCAAACCATTATTCAAAAAATAATCCGCTAGTAATGGAGCACCCATCAAATGATCAACCGGAATATCAAAAAATCCTTGAATTTGAGCAGCATGTAAATCTAAAGCAACTACTCGATCAGCGCCAGCCTTAACTATCATGTCAGCAACCAATTTGGCGGTAATTGGTTCACGCGGTCTAACCTTTCGATCTTGGCGTGCATAACCATAATAAGGAATCACCACATTGATATTTGCTGCACTTGCTCGCCGCAAAGCATCAACCATAATTAATAATTCCATCAAATTATCATTTACCGGTGCCGAAGTTGACTGAATAATAAAAACATCATCACCACGAATACTTTCATCAATATTGATCCGGATTTCCCCATCACTAAAACGATCCACCGATGTTTTTCCTAAAGTTACTCCAACTGCCGCTGCAATTTTTTCTGCCAATGGCTTGTTAGAATTTAAAGCAAATATTTTAAGCTTAGGCTCAGCATTTTTTCCAGACATGATAGCCTCCATAATTATTTATTCTCTAATAATCTTATGCAAAAAAAGTCTTAAAAGCAAGCGCATTTAGCAAATGTTTTCCAATCACTTAGAATTTTTTTCAGCCTGTTCAGTTTGTTGTGCAGCTTTAGCTACCGGATAACGATCATAATAACCTGCTTTATTAACTTGGCGACCCCGAGCAATTGCCATATCATGAGCAGCTACATCATTGG harbors:
- a CDS encoding aldo/keto reductase encodes the protein MNEISATVILNDGNQIPSVGFGTYLLNGASGSNIISQAIQRGYRLLDAAVNYENEGTVGEAVRRSHCSRSKLFITSKLPGRHQQHQAAISSIQESLFRTGLDYFDLYLIHWPNPQADHYLEAWQALIDAQRFGLVRSIGVSNFLPEHIERLEKETGVLPVVNQIELHPYWSQRKQREYDTSKKIFTQAWSPLGRASNVLQENVIKDIAQKHQKSVGQIILRWELQLGVGVIPKSSSAQRQLDNLSLFDFSLSAAEMNQISELDRPDGRNKNQDPATYQEF
- a CDS encoding ribose-phosphate diphosphokinase is translated as MSGKNAEPKLKIFALNSNKPLAEKIAAAVGVTLGKTSVDRFSDGEIRINIDESIRGDDVFIIQSTSAPVNDNLMELLIMVDALRRASAANINVVIPYYGYARQDRKVRPREPITAKLVADMIVKAGADRVVALDLHAAQIQGFFDIPVDHLMGAPLLADYFLNNGLEKDAVVVSPDHGGVTRARKLAEFLKSPIAIIDKRRPKANVAEVMNIIGSVDQKRCILIDDMIDTAGTITLAAQALKDAGASEVYACATHPVLSGPAIERLENSPIKRVIVTDSIKLPEEKKIDKLLQVSVGDLIGDAIKRIYENKSVSPLFKNRFHKE